One window of the Eucalyptus grandis isolate ANBG69807.140 chromosome 8, ASM1654582v1, whole genome shotgun sequence genome contains the following:
- the LOC104416198 gene encoding transcription factor IBH1 has protein sequence MAPEDPVTMSPLPTPSLRTKISRRFIESLVKIRASRDAATGGNIRKRAQRIKIAAYSSMARVTGSRRAWSRALLAKLRSRAKRRRHLQNQRRLGLKRKRAGSRNMVLNEVSRANELRRLVPGGKSMDLCNLLEETSHFIQCLTAQVKVMQSIADQYSV, from the coding sequence ATGGCTCCTGAGGATCCGGTCACCATGAGTCCTCTTCCTACACCTTCCCTCAGAACCAAGATCTCTCGCCGGTTCATCGAGTCCCTGGTGAAGATCAGAGCATCGCGTGATGCAGCAACCGGAGGTAATATCCGGAAACGCGCTCAGAGGATAAAGATCGCTGCCTACTCGAGCATGGCTCGTGTGACTGGATCGAGGAGGGCCTGGAGCCGAGCCCTTCTTGCGAAGCTACGGAGCCGAGCCAAGCGCCGTCGCCATTTGCAGAACCAGAGACGCTTGGGCTTGAAGAGAAAGAGAGCCGGCTCCAGAAATATGGTGCTGAACGAGGTGAGCCGAGCCAATGAGCTCCGGCGGCTAGTCCCCGGTGGCAAATCCATGGATCTTTGCAACTTGCTGGAGGAAACGAGTCATTTCATCCAGTGCCTCACAGCTCAGGTTAAGGTCATGCAGAGTATAGCGGATCAGTACTCggtttaa